DNA from Gemmatimonadaceae bacterium:
GTGTCGCGCACGCGTTGCATCTGGCGGGCGCCCATGTTCTGCCCGGCGAGTGGGGCCGCCGAGAACGAGATGGCCATCGCGGGGAGGAAGATCGATTGCATCACGCGCGAGCCGATACCATAGCCGGCCTGTGCCGCCGAGCCGAAGTCGCGGATCACGAAGTAGCTCACCCCCGTCAGCACGAACATCAGGGCAAACTCGGCGCCCGGCGGAACGCCGATGCGCAGGATGCGCGCGATCACATCCGTCCGGAAGGTGAGCAGCTCCCGCTTGAACCCGACGTAGTGCTCAAGGCGGACGAAGTAGATGGACATCATGAGCACCGCGACCGCAATGGCGAGCGTGCTGGCGAGCCCGGCGCCAGCGACCCCCAGCGGCTTGCCCGTGCCCCACCCGGCAATGAGTACCGGCGCGAGAATGATGTTCATCACGACCGTGAGGATCTGCACGAGCATCGTGGGCTTCACGATGCCGGTGCCGCGTAGCGCCGATCCCATGCTCACGAGCGCGAACTGGAGCCCCAGCCCGGGCAGGTACCAGCGCAGATAACTCAACCCGTTGGCGCGCGTGGCCTCGTCGGCCCCAACGGCGCCCAAATAGACGGGGCTCAGCGCGAAGCCAGCGACCAGCACGAGCACGCCGCAGGCGAACGCCCAGATCGTGCTCTGATTGAAGACGAGATTGGCATCGGCCTGATCCTTTCGGCCGACGGCATTGGCGATAAGCGCCATCGTACCCACGCCGAGGACCTGCGTGACCGACATGACGATCATCTGCACGTTGCCGGCGGCACTGACGCCGGCGACCGCTGCATCACCCAGGCGGGTGACGAACCACAGGTCCACCAGATAGTACATCGTCTGGAAGATCATGCCGGCCGCCATGGGCAGCGCGAGGCGCACGATATGGCGCGGGATGGAACCGGTGGTCATGTCACGCATGATCCAACGGTCGCCTCTCGGGGCGGGAGGCGCAACCGGCGCCCTGTTCTTGCCTCGGCGCGGCGCCCTCTGCTGATTACCGGCATGCACGCCCTCCGCCTCCTTCCCGCGGCCCTGCTGCTGGCCACCGCCTGCGGCACGACATCCGACAGCGGCCCGATCATCGGCCTGATCACCAAGACCGAGACCAATCCGTTCTTCGTGAAGATGAAGGAGGGCGCAGACGCTACCGCCAAGGCGAAAGGGGCCACCCTGCTGGCCGGCGCCGGCCGCAACGACGGCGACAATGCCGGCCAGGTCACCGCGCTCGAGAATCAGGTCGCGGCGGGGGCCAAGGCTGTGCTCATCTCGGTGAGTGATGCCAAGGCCATCGTGCCGGCCATCCGCAAGGCGCGTGAGGCCGGTGTGCTCGTGATTGCCCTCGACAGCCCCACCGACCCGCTCGACGCCACGGACGCGTTCTTTGGTACCGACAATTACAAGGCGGGCGAGTTGATCGGCGCCTATGCCAAGGCGCGCCTTGGCGGCGCGCCAGCGAAGATCGTGACCATCGATCTCATCCCCGGCAATCCCACCGGGGCGCAGCGTCACAACGGTTTCCTGCAGGGCTTCGGCCTCGCCAGCTTCGATCGCTCGCACAACGATCTCGCCCAGCCACCGGAAGTGGTGTGCATGGGCGACGGCGTCGGCGATCAGGCCAAGGCGCAGACGGTCATGGAGAACTGCCTTCAGCAGCATCCGGAGGTCAACGTGGTGTACACCATCAACGAGCCGAGCGGCGCCGGTGCGTGGAACGCGCTCAAGAAGGCGGGGCGCGAGAAGGACGTGCTCATCGTGAGCGTCGATGGTGGCTGCCGTGGCGTGCAGGACGTCGCCGAGGGGAAGCTGGCGGCCACGGCGCAGCAGTATCCGCTGCACATGGCCGAACTCGGCGTGGAGGCCGCGATGACGTTCATCACGTCCGGCAAGAAGCCAAGTGGCTACACCGATACCGGCGTGGCACTGGTGGCGGCGACAGCGGCGGCGGGCGTGACCAGCCTCTCGCCAGCCGAAGGCGCACAGCGCTGCTGGGGCACCAAGTGATCGGGGCCCGGTGAGCCGTCGTGCGCGACAGCTCGCCACGCTGGGGCCGGTGCTCGCACTCATCGCGGCATCGACTTTCTTCGCGCTCCAGTCGCCGCGCTTTCTGACGGGCGAGAACCTGTCGCTCATTCTCCAGCAGGTCATGGTGGTGGGGGTGCTCGCCATCGGTCAGACCTTGGTGATTCTCACGGCCGGTATCGATCTCTCCTGCGGCATGGTGATGGCGCTGGGCGGTGTCGTGATGGCACTGCTGGCAACGCGCGGCGGGCTCTCCCCTGCCCTCGCGATTGGCGCCGGCGTTGGTGTCACGACGGTCGCGGGGTTCCTGAACGGGCTGCTGATCACCCGCATCAAACTGCCGCCGTTCATCGTCACGCTCGGGACGATGAACATTGCGTTCGCGCTGACGCAGCTCGTGTCCCATTCGCAGAGTGTGACGGACCTGCCCCCGCTGCTCACCCTGCTCGGCGACACCGTAAGTGTTGGACGCACCCCGGTGGCGTACGGGGTGATGGCGATGCTGGTGCTCTACGGGCTCGCGTGGTGGCTGCTGCGCGAAACAGCCGGTGGCCGCCACCTGTACGCCACGGGCAACGCGCCGGAAGCGGCGCGCCTCTCCGGCATTGCCACTGCTCGGGTCCTGCTTGCGGTATATACGCTCGCCGGCGCCTGCTACGGCGTGGCGGCGCTGCTCGGTGTGGCACGCACGGGCGTGGGTGATCCGCAGGCGGGGCAGACGGAGAATCTGGACACGGTCACGGCGGTCGTCCTTGGCGGCACCAGCCTGTTCGGTGGCCGCGGGGTGATCCTTGGCTCGCTGGTCGGCGCGCTGATCGTGGGGGTGTTCCGCAATGGCCTCACGCTCATGGGTGTGTCGTCGGTGTACCAGATCCTGGTGACGGGTGTGTTGGTCATCCTCGCCGTTTCGCTCGACCAATCGGCGAGGCGCGCCCGATGAGCGCGGCGCCTCTCGTGCTCGACGCCAGCGGCCTGCGCAAAGCCTACGGCTCGGTGGTCGCGCTGGACGGCTGCGACTTCGAGGTGCGCGCCGGTGAGATTCTGGCCGTGATCGGCGACAACGGCGCCGGCAAGTCGTCGCTCATCAAGGCGCTCTCGGGCGCGATGATCCCCGACAGCGGCGTCATCCGGCTCGACGGGGCATCGGTGGCGTTCCGCTCTCCTGCTGACGCCCGCGCGGCCGGGATCGAAACCGTCTATCAGGACCTCGCGGTAGCACCGGCGCTTTCGATCGCCGAAAACCTCTTCCTCGGACGCGAGCTGCGCCGGCCCGGCGTGCTCGGCTCCGCGCTGCGCCTGATCGATCGCCCCCGCATGCTACGCGAAGCGGCGACGCATCTCGACGCGCTGGGCATTCGCGTGCGCTCGCTGACCCAGGCCGTCGAGACGCTCTCCGGCGGCCAGCGCCAAGGGATCGCTGTCGCCCGCAGCGCCGCCTTCGCGCGACACGTGGTAATCCTGGACGAGCCCACGGCGGCCCTGGGCGTGCGCGAAAGCGGGATGGTGCTCGACCTGATCCGTCGCGTCCGTGACCGTGGCTTGAGCGTGGTGCTCATCAGCCACAACATGCCGCATGTCTTCGAGCTGGCCGATCGCATTCACATCCAGCGGCTGGGGCATCGTGCGCTGCTGGTCGAGCGATCGGCGATTTCGATGTCGGATGCGGTCGCTGTGATGACCGGGGCGGCGTAGCGCTGGCAAGTTTTGTTTGAACTGATCACACAGAGCGCACAGAGCCATAGAGGTCACTGTGGCGCGCGTCCGCCTGGGCCATAGCGAGGATCAGCAAGCGCCTCGGCTCTGTGTTCCCTGTGCGATCAGTTCCAACAGCCTATCCATGGCACCGGCTTCAGATCGCCGCGAGCAACGACGGCAGTCGCTCGCCCGCTTTGACGAGCGTGGCGCGCAGCTCGCCCATCATCGCGGCCCGGTCCGGGCGATCGGGCGTGATCATGCGCCCCATGATCGCGAGCATGTCCAGGCGCGTGGTCTTGAGCCAGGCCTCGATGGCCGGGACCTGGGTCCACGCCAGCCGATTGCGGATCGTGCCGGCCCACATCCGGAGAAAGTCGAAGGGCACACCGGGGCTGACCACCGGCGTCAGCAACGCATTGCGCCGCTCGACATCGGGCTCGATCGAGGCCACGAGGCCGATCATGGCGCCGCTGAAGGTGGGCTGACAGGTCCGCACGAAGAGCAGATTGATCCGCCCCGGCTCGAAGACGCGCAGCGGCGGCGGGGCGATGACGGCACTCGCCGAGCAGTCAACGACGACATCATCGGCCGTCATCGGCAGCGTGCCGTGCGTGAGCGTGATCGCATCGGTGCTGATGGCCTGCACGTGCCCGAGTCGCACGATCTCACCGACGCGTCGCAACTGCTGCAGTTCCGGCTGCGAGACGGTGCAGCACTTGTACGCCGTGGGCTCGATCGTGGGATCGAGCCGGATCCACTGCCCCGCCGCTTCGAGTCGCCGGATCACATCCGTGGGCGACGAGGCCTCGGCGATGCTCGCGAGTTGTTTGATCACACCGCCAACGGTGACTTCGAAGGCATCCTCCCGCACCTGCAGGTTGCCTCGATCGAGCATCCAGGCATCACGCGGCACGATCCAGCGAATACGTTCGGGTTGCACGTCGTGGGCGAGGAGCCAGAGTACGGCATCGATACCCGTCTTGCCCGACCCCACCACGGTGTATCGGGCGCCGGGGCGCTCGAGCGTCGGGAGCGCGTTGAGCGGGACACACGTGACGCCCTCCCCCACGGGATACCTCGGCGGATGCGTGGCCGGGACTTCGGTGCGCGCCAGCGTCCCATCCACGATCGTCCCCGGATGCATCACCGTGACCGCACCGGTCACCCGTGACGTCACCTCCACCGTGCCATCATCGCGCACCGTGGCCCAGTGGCGCGGCAGGTAGTGCACCCGACCGGAGGCGAGCAGGCGGTCGTGCATGACCTGCTCGAAGTACGCGAGGATCTCGGCGCCCGACGCGAGTTCGTTCATGCCCGCGTTGATCCCGGTCACGTCGCGCACGCCGCGGCCGAGTGGGGTGGAGTTCACCCCGTAGTACGCGGACGGCTGATGGAGCCGCACCCATGGGTACGCCACGTTCCAATGGCCACCCGGATGATCCTGCGCATCGACGATCACGACCGACGCGGTGGAGTGTGCAACGACACTGTCGACGAACGCCAGTGGGGTGGCGCCGGCACCGATCACCAGATAGTCAGGACGCTCGAACATGGCCGCTCCGAAGGGGGAGCGACGAATTTACCGCGCGCGCGCGACGAGCGTGGCCGGCATGCCGCCAGTCGGGCGGAGCGTGATGATCGGCTCCGGCCGCGGATAGGGGGCCGCTACCCGGACCTCCCACCGCCGGGCCAGGGCGGCGAGCACCAGCACACCCTCCATCCAGGCGAACTGCTCGCCCACGCAGATGCGGGTGCCACCACCAAACGGCCAGTAGGCAAAGCGCGGCCGTTCATCGGGTTCGAGCCAACGCTCGGGGCGGAAGGCGCCCGGCGTGCCCCACCAGCGCGCATCGCGGTGGGTAATCCACTGCGACATCAGAAAGATCGTGCCGCGGGGAAAGGACCACTCGCGTACCGTATGCGATTCGAGTGCCATGCGGCCCACGATGTAGGCCGGCGGATAGAGGCGCATCGCCTCGGCAAACACCGCCCGCGTGTACGGCAGGCGCGCCACGTCGTCGGCGATCGGCGTTCGGTCGCCAAGCGCACCATCGATCTCGGCGTGCAAGGCCTCGCGCACGGCCGGGTGCTGTTCCAGCAGCAGCCAGGTCCAGCTGAGCGCGTTGGCGGTGGTCTCGTGGCCGGCCAGGAAGAGCGTGAGCAGCTCATCGCGCAGCTGGGTGTCGCTCATCCCGGTGCCGTCGCCTTCGGTATCCTGCGCCGCCAACAGCATGCTCAGCAGATCGCCGCGATCGCCGCCCTCGCGCCGACGCTCGGCGATGATGCGGTAGATGATGTCGTCGAGCGTGGCCCGCGCCCGCTTGAAGGCGCGCGTCTTGGCGGTCGGCAGCGCGTCGAGCAGCGGCGCGAGCGGGCTGAAGCCGAGATTGAACGACGAAAAGGCATCGTGCAGCGCCTGCGCCACGCGCTCGGTCTCGTGCGCGACGTCGGTGGCGAAGAGCGTGCGCGCCACGATGGTCATGGTGAGCGCCATCATGGCGGCGTTGATGTCCGCCGGGCCGGCGCGCCAGCTCTCGCGCGCTGCGACCGCAGCCTGCGCCATCGCGTCGGCATACCCCGCAATGCGCGCCTTGTGAAAGGCCGGCTGCACGAGGCGCCGCTGCCGCAGGTGCAGCTCTCCCTCGCTGGTGAGCAGTCCGTCGCCGATCAACCGCTTGGCCCGCTGCAGCGCCCGCCCTTTCATGAAGCGGCGCTGGTGGGTGACCAGCACATCACGGATGTCATCCGGGTGGGAGAGCAGCACGATGCGCCGGCCGCCCGCCCGGAAGCTACACACGTCGCCATAACGCGCCGGGAGGCTCTCCAGAAAGGCCAGCCGGTCCCGCCCCGACAGACGCGACAGCAGCTCGCCCGGATAGCGGGCGCGTGGACCGGGGGGATGGCTGGCGGAGGCAGCGGGCATGACTGCAACTTGGCTGCGGTCGCCGCGCCAAACCAGCGGCGTGCCTCCCTTCCCTCCCGCCTCAGCGCCCATGCGCCGTCCCGCCCCTCGCTTCGCTCCGCTGCCGTCGGCCGTGCTGACGGCCCTCACGGTCCTTGGCAGTGCCCTCTCGCTTCAGGCGCAATCCGCGCCCGACATGCCGGCCGTCAACGACAAGCCCAACGCCTATCGCACCGTGGAGGGGTGGGCCAAGCTCCCGACCGGTCGCACGTGGGGCTCCACCAGCGCCGTCGCCATCGACAAGGATGGCAAGAGCATCTGGGTCGCCGAGCGGTGCGGGCAGAACAACTGCCTCGGTTCCACGCTGCCGTCGGTACTCAAGTTCGACGCCCAGGGGAATCTCGTGCAGAGCTTCGGCTCGGCGATGATCATCTCGCCACACGGCATCCATGTGGACAAGGACGGCAACATCTGGGTGGTGGACTGCACCTGCACCCTCGGGCGCGGGGCCAACGCCCCCGCCGACAAGGGGCATCAGATCCACAAGTTCAGCCCCAAGGGCGACTACCTGATGTCGCTCGGTCGCCCGGGCGGCGGCAAGGACTCGGCGTACTTCTGGCAGCCGAATGCGATCGTCACCGCGCCCAACGGGGACATCTACGTGGCCGAGGGGCATTCCTCGGCGGCCGGCGCCAACGCGCGCATTCTGGTGTTCAACAAGACCGGTGGCCTCAAGCGCACCTGGGGCACGTGGGGCAAAGGCACGGGCCAGCTCGATCAGCCGCACACGCTCGCCTTCGACTCCAAGGGACGCCTGTTCATCGGTGACCGCGGCAACGATCGCATCCTGATTGTCGATCGCGATTTCAAGATCCTCGAGACGTGGTATCAGTTCAGCCGCCCCAGTGGCATCTGGATCGACCAGAACGACACGATCTATGTCGCCGACTCGGAGAGCGGTTCGGTGAACCCGCCGCACAAGGCCTGGACGCGCGGCATTCGCATCGGCAGTGCGCGCACGGGCGTGGTCACGGGATTCATTCCGGATCCGGAGCCGAATCCGCCGAGCACGTCGAGTGCGGAAGGCGTGGCGGTGGATGCGGCGGGCAATATCTATGGGGCTGAGGTGGGGCAGAAGGCGTTGAAGCGGTATGAGAAGAAGCGGTAGGTAGAAAGCGGAACCCCCGAGAGCTCAGGGAGAAGAAGATCAGGGGGGAGAGCTCAGGACTGCCGCAGTCCTGAACTCTCCCCCCTGACGTTCTTCCCCCTGAGCTCTCGGGGGTTAACCGACCATCCGCCTCACTTCGGCAGCTTCATCGCTACCAGTGCCGCCTGCTCCTCCGCCCCCACCGCGAACACGATATACTGCTGCCCCTTGTGCAGAAACGTCATCGGCACGGCGGTCGTCTTCGACGGGATCTGCACCGACGCGATCTGCTTGCCGGTGGCCTTGTCCACGGCGTAGAGCTTGGGCGGTTCACCCGGCAGGCCACCGCTGCGGCCGGTGCCGTAGATCATGAGCGACTTGGTGTTGATCACCTGCGCCTGACCACGCCCCGGCACGGGATCAAGCGTGACGCCTTCGAACAGCTTGTCGCGCGTCGTCTGCTTGAAGAAGCCGGCGTTCGGAATCCACCAGTTCTTGTCGCCGCTGTTCATGTCGTACGCGGTGATGCCACCGAACTGCTTGTTCTTCACGATCGACACGCCACCGATCATCGAGCCGTTGGAACGGCCGTTGAAGCCGACGTTCTCGGGCGGCTTGTAGCCCGCCGGGGCCGGCAGGGCGCCGAGGAGGCCGCAGTTGTTGGCCGGTGAGCTGTAGTCGAATTCCGAGCACGGATCGTTGCGGAGCGCCGTGGTGCTCATACCGGTGATCGACGCGACGAAGAGCTTGCCCGTCTCCGGGTCCGCCGCGGCACCGCCATCGATGTTCACACCACCGCTCGCGCCCGGCGCGTACCACGAGCACTTGAAGCCGGTCTTGTCCTTCCCATCCGCCGCCGAGGGCGGAATGAAGTACGGGCCCATGCGGCACTTCTTGGCGAGCGCCAGCGCCGAGTCCTTGATGGCCGGCGTGTAGTCGATCAGATCGGCCTCCACGAGCCCCTGCTGCGAGTACGGCGCGGGCTTGCTGGGAATGGGCTGCGTGGGCGAGGACTGCTCGCCCGGAATACCACTCTGCGCCACCGGCGTTTCCGGCATCGGCCAGATCGGTTCACCGGTCACGCGGTCGAACGTGTACACCCAGCCCTGCTTCGTGGTGACGGCGACAACCTTGCGCTTCTGGCCGTTCACCGTGACGTCGAGGAGGTTCGGCGCCATCGGCGTGTCGTAGTCCCAGATGTCATGGTGCACCATCTGGAAGTGCCACTTCCGCTTGCCCGTCTTCACATCGAGCGCGACGAGCGAGTTGCCGAAGAGGTTGTCGCCCGGACGATGGCCGCCGTATTCGTCCATGAGGGGCATGCCAACCGGGATGTAGACGAGACCGAGCGCTTCGTCGGCGCTGTACGGCGCCCACGCGTCCACCTTGCCCACGCCCTTGGTGCCGATCTTGGATCCGTTCTTCCACGTCTCGGCGCCGTACTCACCCGGCTGCGGGACGAGATTGAATTTCCAGAGCACCTTGCCCGTCGCGATGTCGATGCCGCGAATGGTGCCGGTCGGATTCGACGCGCGAATGGGGTAGTAGCCGTGAATCGAGCTGTTCCCCACGATGAGCACGTTGCCCACCACGATCGGCGGCGAGCTCGACGCGATCTGGCCCAGGATACCCACCGTGCCATCGGCACCGATCTTCTTGACCGGATCCCAGGTCTCGCCCGGCTTGGCCGCGCGATACGGCGCCGCATCGGAGATGATGAGCGGCCCCGAGTCATCCACCGCGAGCTTCACCAGCGGATAGCCGATCCCTTCCATGAGATCGATCTGGCCGTTCTTGCCGAACGTCGGGTCGGGCTTGCCCGTCTTCGCATCGAGCGAAATGAGATGATACCCGGGCGTCGTGACGAGCACGCGTTCCTTCGTGCCGCTGCTCCAGTACGACAGACCGCGGCCGGCAAACTGCCGCGGCGCCTTCTGCCAGCGGATGCCTTCCTCGACCTTGTACGACCACAGCTCGTTGCCCGTCTCCGGATCGAGCGCCACGACGTGCCGCTTGGTGGACACCACCGTGAAGAGGCGGCCGTTCGCATACAGCGGCGTGGTCCGGTAGTACTCATCGGGGCCGAACTTCTCCCCACCCTTCCAGGTCCAGGCGACCTGCAGCTTGTCGAAGTTCGACGCGTTGATCTGGTCGAGCGGCGAGTAGCGGGTGCTCCACTGATCGGCGCCCCAGTAGCGCCATTCACCGTACGCGTTGCCGCGCACGAGCGGCTTGGCCTGCGCCGTGGTGCTCTTGACCTGCGTGACGAGCACGCCGGCCAGCACCGTACTGACGGCGGCGAGCGCCGCGAGTTTGGTGGTACCACTTCGGAGCATGCGAACTCCTGAGGAGGGAATGGACTAACGAACCGCGGGGGAAGGATGCATCGACTTGCCGGTGCGCACAGAATCCACGCGCACCGACTTGAGCCAGGCCGGCTCGGCGTTGAGCTCGGTCTTGCCGGGGGGCATGCCGTTGAGGCGCAGGATGTAGGCGGTCACCCAGACGTATTCGTCTTCGGTGAGCGTCCCCGGCGCACTCTTGGGCATCAGGTTGCTGAGATAGTCATACAGGTCGGCCAACGGGCGGCCAAACCACTTGAGCTGAAACGAGGGGCCGGTGTGCGACGCCACCGTGTGGCAGCCGAGACACGAGGACTGAAAGACTTCGCGCCCCTTCTGCGCCTGCTCCGGAGTGTAGACGCCGCTTGCCGTGCTGCGGGGTTGGGCCTGCGCCGCCCGCGGGGCGATGCCGATGGCCACCACCCCAGCGACAAGTACCGCGGCCACGCGGGCCCCGTCGGTCACGCGGGCCCCGTCTGTCAGGCGCACGCCCGCACGCTGCAGCCGCGCCACGAGCGCCGAGAGCGCCCACATCACGCCGAGCAGCACACAGCCGGCCATCGCCACGCGAATGGCGCTCACGGCGAAGGCCGCATCGAGCGCCGGCATCGTGATCGGATACTCGCGGAGCGTCGCCGCGCGATCTCCCATCCAGTGCCACGCTTCGTGGGCTACCAGTGCCGAGGCCACCATCACGCCAATCCGTTCGGGAATCTCGCGCGCGAAGACCCAGTTGAGCACCGGCACCAGCAGGAGCAGCACGGCCAGTTGCGCGAGTTCAATCCCGAGGTTGAACGCCGCGAGCGAGGTGAGCAGATGACTCCCCGCGAACTGCAGCTGGTCGCGCAGCGCGGCCGAAAAACCGAAGCCGTGAATGAGACCAAAGCCAAACGCGACCTTCCAGCGCTGTTCGACGCGCGCACCGATGATGTTCCCCAACGCCATCCACACGATGCTCGCGGCGATCAGCACTTCCACGAGCGGGGGGAACCACAATCCGCTCGGCGCGAAGCCGAACGCCGCCGCCCCGAGCGTGAGCGAATGCGCCACGGTGAACGCCGTCACGATCCCCACCAGCGGCGCCAGTCGGCGCACGGGCAGCACCAGGCACAGCACAAACAGCAGGTGATCGAGCCCGCCAAACAGGTGCAGCGCCCCCTCGCGGACGAAGCGCAGCGCGGCGTGCCACCAGCGCGGATCGAGGTGCAGCGCTCCCGGGTCGCCTTCGTACGTGTAGACGCGTGGCGCACCGTTCGCAGTGATGGCCGTAAGCACCGTGGTGGTGGTGATGCCCAGATGCGCCCACCGCGGTTCGATCACGAGATTGCCGAGCGCCACGGCGGCGGGCACTTCGAGTTCCGCTTCCAGCCGCAGCTGGGCGAACGGGACATCGGTGGAGTCGGCGAGCGGCTGCGTGCGCACCGCGTTGAGCGCCGACGCCCACGCGTCAAAGGCGCGATCGCTGGGAACGCTGGCGCGCACCGCCAGCAGGGTCGGCGCGGGCAGCGTGGTGGTACCATCACGCAACGTGACGCCATCGCGAATCCACAACGCTGCCGCGTCGCGCAGGTATGGCGCGGCGCGTGCGACATCCAGCGAGCCGTTGGTCCGCAGCGGCCAGTCCACATCGCGCACGGCCTCGAGCGGGATCTGCACCAGCAGCCGGATGCGATCGGGCGTGGGGACCACATACGCGCGCACCCCGACGTGCCGCGGCACCTCGTGGGCAGCCGCCCCGAGCCACGGTACGCACAGCAGGCACAGCACAGGGATGACAAGGCGCGAGATCCGGCGAGACAGCTCGCGGGCGCGCCACAGGCGGGAGAGGGCCAACACGTCTCTGGACAGGAAAGCGCAGGCGGGTTACTTCAACGCGTCGAAGTTACCATCCGCTCCGGCGTCGCACATCCCACCCGGCCGGAGCCCCCCATATCCCGCGTCCCTCCCGGGAGCCCCTCGATGCCCATCGTCCGACCGACGACGCGCTGGACCCTCCTTGGCCTGACCCTCGCCGCCCTCGGCGTCGCTCAGGCCACCCTGACCGCCACCGACCGCCAGACG
Protein-coding regions in this window:
- a CDS encoding HupE/UreJ family protein; this encodes MLALSRLWRARELSRRISRLVIPVLCLLCVPWLGAAAHEVPRHVGVRAYVVPTPDRIRLLVQIPLEAVRDVDWPLRTNGSLDVARAAPYLRDAAALWIRDGVTLRDGTTTLPAPTLLAVRASVPSDRAFDAWASALNAVRTQPLADSTDVPFAQLRLEAELEVPAAVALGNLVIEPRWAHLGITTTTVLTAITANGAPRVYTYEGDPGALHLDPRWWHAALRFVREGALHLFGGLDHLLFVLCLVLPVRRLAPLVGIVTAFTVAHSLTLGAAAFGFAPSGLWFPPLVEVLIAASIVWMALGNIIGARVEQRWKVAFGFGLIHGFGFSAALRDQLQFAGSHLLTSLAAFNLGIELAQLAVLLLLVPVLNWVFAREIPERIGVMVASALVAHEAWHWMGDRAATLREYPITMPALDAAFAVSAIRVAMAGCVLLGVMWALSALVARLQRAGVRLTDGARVTDGARVAAVLVAGVVAIGIAPRAAQAQPRSTASGVYTPEQAQKGREVFQSSCLGCHTVASHTGPSFQLKWFGRPLADLYDYLSNLMPKSAPGTLTEDEYVWVTAYILRLNGMPPGKTELNAEPAWLKSVRVDSVRTGKSMHPSPAVR
- a CDS encoding ABC transporter permease; amino-acid sequence: MSRRARQLATLGPVLALIAASTFFALQSPRFLTGENLSLILQQVMVVGVLAIGQTLVILTAGIDLSCGMVMALGGVVMALLATRGGLSPALAIGAGVGVTTVAGFLNGLLITRIKLPPFIVTLGTMNIAFALTQLVSHSQSVTDLPPLLTLLGDTVSVGRTPVAYGVMAMLVLYGLAWWLLRETAGGRHLYATGNAPEAARLSGIATARVLLAVYTLAGACYGVAALLGVARTGVGDPQAGQTENLDTVTAVVLGGTSLFGGRGVILGSLVGALIVGVFRNGLTLMGVSSVYQILVTGVLVILAVSLDQSARRAR
- a CDS encoding PQQ-binding-like beta-propeller repeat protein; the protein is MLRSGTTKLAALAAVSTVLAGVLVTQVKSTTAQAKPLVRGNAYGEWRYWGADQWSTRYSPLDQINASNFDKLQVAWTWKGGEKFGPDEYYRTTPLYANGRLFTVVSTKRHVVALDPETGNELWSYKVEEGIRWQKAPRQFAGRGLSYWSSGTKERVLVTTPGYHLISLDAKTGKPDPTFGKNGQIDLMEGIGYPLVKLAVDDSGPLIISDAAPYRAAKPGETWDPVKKIGADGTVGILGQIASSSPPIVVGNVLIVGNSSIHGYYPIRASNPTGTIRGIDIATGKVLWKFNLVPQPGEYGAETWKNGSKIGTKGVGKVDAWAPYSADEALGLVYIPVGMPLMDEYGGHRPGDNLFGNSLVALDVKTGKRKWHFQMVHHDIWDYDTPMAPNLLDVTVNGQKRKVVAVTTKQGWVYTFDRVTGEPIWPMPETPVAQSGIPGEQSSPTQPIPSKPAPYSQQGLVEADLIDYTPAIKDSALALAKKCRMGPYFIPPSAADGKDKTGFKCSWYAPGASGGVNIDGGAAADPETGKLFVASITGMSTTALRNDPCSEFDYSSPANNCGLLGALPAPAGYKPPENVGFNGRSNGSMIGGVSIVKNKQFGGITAYDMNSGDKNWWIPNAGFFKQTTRDKLFEGVTLDPVPGRGQAQVINTKSLMIYGTGRSGGLPGEPPKLYAVDKATGKQIASVQIPSKTTAVPMTFLHKGQQYIVFAVGAEEQAALVAMKLPK
- a CDS encoding sugar ABC transporter substrate-binding protein, producing MHALRLLPAALLLATACGTTSDSGPIIGLITKTETNPFFVKMKEGADATAKAKGATLLAGAGRNDGDNAGQVTALENQVAAGAKAVLISVSDAKAIVPAIRKAREAGVLVIALDSPTDPLDATDAFFGTDNYKAGELIGAYAKARLGGAPAKIVTIDLIPGNPTGAQRHNGFLQGFGLASFDRSHNDLAQPPEVVCMGDGVGDQAKAQTVMENCLQQHPEVNVVYTINEPSGAGAWNALKKAGREKDVLIVSVDGGCRGVQDVAEGKLAATAQQYPLHMAELGVEAAMTFITSGKKPSGYTDTGVALVAATAAAGVTSLSPAEGAQRCWGTK
- a CDS encoding ATP-binding cassette domain-containing protein, which translates into the protein MSAAPLVLDASGLRKAYGSVVALDGCDFEVRAGEILAVIGDNGAGKSSLIKALSGAMIPDSGVIRLDGASVAFRSPADARAAGIETVYQDLAVAPALSIAENLFLGRELRRPGVLGSALRLIDRPRMLREAATHLDALGIRVRSLTQAVETLSGGQRQGIAVARSAAFARHVVILDEPTAALGVRESGMVLDLIRRVRDRGLSVVLISHNMPHVFELADRIHIQRLGHRALLVERSAISMSDAVAVMTGAA
- a CDS encoding MATE family efflux transporter; its protein translation is MRDMTTGSIPRHIVRLALPMAAGMIFQTMYYLVDLWFVTRLGDAAVAGVSAAGNVQMIVMSVTQVLGVGTMALIANAVGRKDQADANLVFNQSTIWAFACGVLVLVAGFALSPVYLGAVGADEATRANGLSYLRWYLPGLGLQFALVSMGSALRGTGIVKPTMLVQILTVVMNIILAPVLIAGWGTGKPLGVAGAGLASTLAIAVAVLMMSIYFVRLEHYVGFKRELLTFRTDVIARILRIGVPPGAEFALMFVLTGVSYFVIRDFGSAAQAGYGIGSRVMQSIFLPAMAISFSAAPLAGQNMGARQMQRVRDTFKWAAIMGSGLMFVLTLVCQWRPELFVQGFTEEAPVVAVAATFLKTISWNFVASGLLFTCSGMFQALGNTVPSLISSATRLLTYAIPALWLARQPGFQLMHVWTLSVVTVAFQAGFTLWLLRRELQQRAPITA
- a CDS encoding cytochrome P450, yielding MPAASASHPPGPRARYPGELLSRLSGRDRLAFLESLPARYGDVCSFRAGGRRIVLLSHPDDIRDVLVTHQRRFMKGRALQRAKRLIGDGLLTSEGELHLRQRRLVQPAFHKARIAGYADAMAQAAVAARESWRAGPADINAAMMALTMTIVARTLFATDVAHETERVAQALHDAFSSFNLGFSPLAPLLDALPTAKTRAFKRARATLDDIIYRIIAERRREGGDRGDLLSMLLAAQDTEGDGTGMSDTQLRDELLTLFLAGHETTANALSWTWLLLEQHPAVREALHAEIDGALGDRTPIADDVARLPYTRAVFAEAMRLYPPAYIVGRMALESHTVREWSFPRGTIFLMSQWITHRDARWWGTPGAFRPERWLEPDERPRFAYWPFGGGTRICVGEQFAWMEGVLVLAALARRWEVRVAAPYPRPEPIITLRPTGGMPATLVARAR